The proteins below are encoded in one region of Rana temporaria chromosome 2, aRanTem1.1, whole genome shotgun sequence:
- the DDN gene encoding dendrin, which translates to MDVDGSWVYSTNHPRRQPDSHLRYSTLPGRNHDVYRGVPDMSRRPADSRGKYGTIPGRHVNRGPIKDHLPFRQWSPSRLQQTAVLQDSTNWEPFLSLGNRVASVGRLEPNADSRIRERSWYDWDIPTRNTLEHERRRHKLPRDLEIGNLSPVNKDKHKGKLMKVDSVYGEWQPENRLENKMKALNPNEWEPLPYPPKALQNQMLSQKNKLDQPPPEKTTSLVSATGTATQEKKSWWSKLVKHSKSIASDVVNMEAPLETPKERANNDQSYLVNYGVHKLDGLKENIPQIRKRKGPPPYVPPPSYNYPHRTFPNSKDNPTNIQGPNQEVTSDSVLLNEKEDFQEIREKLPRYSVDQWKAPKINLLHTSVRENKGVAEKKLKCNPTYHSVMQDRKLPRAYNTWTGSTSDDYLDHIYEVVEGGSPISNIATSQKTYGDLSLHTDEMIYGTVAIPLQRDPALQNTLPRITGKGTHDRLEANKSKNTTSCSKRQMPQFDDRPPIPLHGVKLPRELGFSYTSGKFQPVDKMSRGKYTNINESENYEPDDRWKRPLRVISSKESKLRATPYTSKHGWYNFTLPLNKDYMKTYMQEDIAFSSPRSKSTFKQDAILPKWREPGKISTLPSRGRDHSRWKAEDKLKLEMKHNPFQPSVVQSNRMGRRRNATKEAPEKNQALSSKDSDGFFVIDATCVVVKAEYIFPPVMEQVTFLHDEPSKGEDLSCKKHLAVPGKNETIPNPFACSKTSSSSTMKTSSERSHSDIYHFKELSTERVVPSITERAVRILGLSIGDIESLSETQDHSHAKVSSPKSDRTYKDPKSHEKEYNLQGGNCFSQKRNDYKLRDCRGLPCIQEAAELSGDYDVHMTIQESDDSNAPVNPNDLRSKANVPFSNTKYREGTKSTSESSTVESYNSEIQPKAPRENRMNVQEPHVLTKTSPMRELDIFLPKENILDMSSTTVPDHMTLEITITEQYQDVLEPMITEETCKSSEEILKTCVPERPEDTCILDANDTQPPYEENTIYVVENYCEKKHLDSNEEPTLENKKQKNRNKFIRESLQSASPAVSGKIAHPCLPQSSQRDEDSYQISQRPSLIPQVRAYTRRPNYYAKDLREAVSRIRRHTAPDSDTDEDIDQSVPELTTHEEEGPDESVTTDSSDTSDSEVTVIMCEAEKQRDYVSQSNDISDTENMNEDVTMEVLMDSPAAPAAFQNGEIAAQCNKSHEQESVFDLNCCIKEILQELSKTEQEFFSSNEDQCNDPATGNGHTEEDTDKTSSK; encoded by the coding sequence GCATGTTAACAGAGGGCCTATAAAAGATCACTTGCCATTCAGACAATGGTCACCATCCAGACTGCAACAGACGGCAGTCTTGCAAGATTCTACAAACTGGGAACCATTCCTTTCATTGGGAAATAGAGTGGCTTCAGTGGGGCGATTAGAACCAAATGCTGATTCCAGAATAAGAGAGAGATCTTGGTATGACTGGGACATACCTACAAGAAACACTTTAGAGCATGAAAGAAGACGACACAAATTGCCCAGAGATTTAGAAATTGGGAATCTTTCCCCTGTAAATAAAGACAAGCACAAAGGGAAGCTTATGAAAGTAGATTCTGTCTatggagaatggcaaccggaaaATAGGCTTGAGAATAAGATGAAAGCATTAAATCCAAATGAATGGGAACCTTTACCTTACCCACCCAAGGCACTGCAAAATCAGAtgttatcacaaaaaaataagcTGGATCAGCCTCCACCAGAAAAAACAACTTCACTAGTGAGTGCCACTGGAACTGCAACTCAAGAGAAGAAAAGCTGGTGGTCCAAACTTGTAAAGCACTCTAAATCTATAGCAAGTGATGTGGTCAATATGGAGGCCCCACTAGAGACTCCAAAAGAGAGAGCCAATAATGACCAGAGTTACTTAGTTAATTATGGAGTCCACAAACTGGATGGTTTAAAGGAAAATATACCTCAAATAAGGAAGAGAAAAGGACCTCCACCGTATGTTCCACCACCTTCTTATAATTACCCTCATCGCACCTTTCCTAATAGCAAAGATAACCCTACCAACATTCAGGGACCTAACCAAGAGGTAACCAGTGATTCAGTTCTGCTAAATGAAAAAGAGGACTTCCAAGAAATTAGAGAAAAATTGCCAAGGTATAGTGTAGATCAATGGAAAGCTCCCAAAATAAATTTGCTACATACCAGTGTGAGAGAGAACAAAGGTGTTGCAGAGAAGAAACTTAAATGTAACCCCACGTATCATAGTGTTATGCAGGACCGAAAACTTCCAAGAGCTTATAACACATGGACAGGATCTACTTCTGATGATTATCTTGATCATATATATGAAGTTGTTGAAGGGGGAAGTCCAATTTCCAATATAGCTACTAGTCAGAAAACATATGGTGATCTAAGCTTACACACAGATGAAATGATCTATGGAACAGTTGCCATTCCTCTACAAAGAGATCCAGCTCTACAAAACACATTGCCAAGAATAACTGGCAAAGGAACCCATGACAGGCTTGAAGCAAACAAGAGCAAGAATACTACATCCTGTAGTAAAAGGCAAATGCCACAGTTCGATGATCGTCCTCCAATTCCACTGCATGGagtaaaactgccaagagagTTAGGTTTTAGCTATACAAGCGGAAAATTTCAGCCTGTTGATAAGATGTCAAGAGGAAAATACACAAATATTAATGAGTCTGAAAACTATGAACCAGATGATAGGTGGAAAAGACCATTAAGAGTTATATCTAGTAAAGAATCAAAGCTAAGAGCTACGCCATATACAAGTAAGCATGGGTGGTATAATTTTACTCTTCCACTAAATAAAGACTACATGAAAACATATATGCAGGAGGACATAGCTTTTTCTAGTCCTAGAAGCAAAAGCACTTTTAAGCAAGATGCAATCTTGCCTAAGTGGCGAGAACCTGGAAAAATAAGTACTTTGCCAAGCAGGGGACGCGATCACAGTCGCTGGAAGGCTGAAGATAAGCTGAAGCTAGAAATGAAACATAACCCTTTTCAGCCTTCAGTTGTACAGAGTAATAGGATGGGTAGAAGAAGAAATGCAACCAAGGAAGCCCCAGAAAAAAATCAGGCTCTATCTTCTAAAGACAGTGATGGCTTTTTTGTCATTGATGCAACATGTGTGGTGGTCAAGGCAGAATATATTTTTCCACCAGTAATGGAGCAGGTCACATTTTTACATGATGAACCATCAAAAGGAGAAGACCTTTCATGTAAAAAGCATTTAGCAGTGCCTGGCAAGAATGAAACAATACCTAATCCATTTGCTTGTTCAAAGACCTCTTCAAGTTCAACAATGAAAACCTCCTCAGAAAGGAGCCATTCTGACATTTACCATTTTAAGGAGTTGTCTACAGAAAGGGTGGTTCCAAGCATCACAGAAAGAGCTGTTCGTATCTTAGGTCTTTCTATTGGTGATATAGAATCCCTGAGTGAAACTCAAGATCACAGCCATGCAAAAGTGTCAAGTCCAAAGTCTGATAGAACATACAAAGATCCCAAGTCTCATGAAAAAGAATATAACTTACAGGGAGGAAACTGTTTTTCCCAAAAAAGAAATGATTATAAACTGAGGGATTGTAGAGGTCTTCCATGCATTCAAGAGGCAGCAGAATTATCTGGTGATTATGATGTTCATATGACTATCCAAGAGTCAGATGATAGTAATGCTCCTGTAAATCCTAATGACTTGAGATCAAAAGCAAATGTGCCATTTTCCAATACAAAATACAGAGAGGGCACAAAAAGCACCAGTGAATCATCTACGGTAGAAAGCTATAATTCAGAAATTCAACCAAAAGCACCTAGAGAAAATCGGATGAATGTACAAGAACCACATGTGCTTACCAAGACCTCCCCCATGAGAGAATTAGACATCTTCCTTCCAAAAGAAAATATCTTAGACATGAGCTCGACCACTGTTCCTGATCATATGACTCTTGAAATAACCATAACTGAGCAGTACCAGGATGTTCTGGAACCCATGATTACTGAAGAAACCTGCAAATCATCAGAAGAGATTTTGAAAACGTGTGTTCCTGAAAGGCCAGAAGACACATGTATATTAGACGCTAATGACACACAACCCCCCTATGAAGAGAATACCATATATGTGGTTGAaaattactgtgaaaaaaaacacttagattCAAACGAAGAGCCTACACTAGAGAATAAGAAACAGAAAAATCGAAATAAATTTATCAGGGAAAGTCTGCAATCTGCCAGCCCTGCTGTGTCAGGTAAAATTGCTCATCCATGTTTGCCACAGAGTAGCCAAAGAGATGAAGACAGCTACCAGATTTCTCAAAGACCTTCATTAATACCACAAGTAAGGGCATACACTAGAAGACCTAATTACTATGCCAAAGACCTTAGGGAGGCAGTGTCACGAATCAGACGCCACACTGCCCCTGATTCTGACACAGATGAAGACATAGACCAATCAGTGCCTGAACTGACTACTCATGAGGAAGAGGGACCTGATGAAAGTGTGACTACAGATAGCTCAGACACATCAGACTCTGAAGTAACGGTAATTATGTGTGAAGCTGAAAAACAAAGAGATTATGTTTCACAGTCTAATGACATTTCAGATACAGAAAATATGAATGAAGATGTGACCATGGAAGTTTTAATGGACTCACCAGCTGCACCTGCAGCCTTTCAGAATGGAGAGATTGCAGCACAGTGTAACAAATCTCATGAACAGGAATCAGTCTTTGATCTGAATTGTTGCATCAAGGAGATACTTCAGGAACTGAGTAAAACAGAGCAAGAATTCTTCTCCAGCAATGAAGACCAATGTAATGACCCTGCAACAG